One Chthoniobacterales bacterium DNA segment encodes these proteins:
- a CDS encoding sugar kinase, translating into MKTTVTFGEVMLRLATPDHLRFAQANVLEKTFGGGEANVAVSLANYGLPARFITRLPKNELGQDAINGLRGLGVDTTKIVRAGERIGIYFLESGAAQRGSNVLYDRANSAISEIKTGEVNWSEVFADAGWFHFTGITPALSDSAAAVCLEAAQAAKAAGVLVSCDLNFRKKLWSSQKANDVMSGLMPYVDYCIANEEDAEKVFGIKAGETEVTSGSLEHDRYVDVARQLTDKFGFKGVAITLRESFSASRNGWSALFYTDGQDYFSRRYEIEIVDRVGGGDSFAGGLIYALLNGKSPADTINFAVAASALKHTVSGDYNLVTLKEVEALVGGDGSGRVQR; encoded by the coding sequence ATGAAAACCACCGTCACATTTGGCGAAGTCATGCTTCGTCTCGCCACTCCAGATCACCTGCGTTTCGCCCAAGCCAACGTTCTTGAAAAAACCTTCGGCGGCGGTGAGGCAAACGTCGCGGTGTCCCTCGCGAACTACGGCTTGCCCGCGCGCTTCATTACGCGCCTGCCGAAAAATGAACTGGGTCAGGACGCAATCAACGGCCTGCGCGGCTTGGGCGTCGATACCACCAAGATCGTTCGCGCCGGCGAGCGCATTGGCATTTATTTCCTCGAAAGCGGCGCCGCCCAGAGGGGTTCCAACGTCCTCTATGATCGCGCCAACAGTGCCATCTCCGAGATTAAAACGGGCGAGGTCAACTGGAGCGAAGTCTTTGCCGACGCGGGCTGGTTTCATTTCACCGGCATCACGCCTGCGCTCTCCGACAGCGCCGCCGCTGTCTGCCTCGAAGCCGCGCAAGCCGCCAAAGCCGCGGGCGTCCTAGTCAGTTGCGATCTGAATTTCCGCAAAAAACTCTGGTCCTCGCAGAAAGCCAACGACGTCATGAGCGGCCTCATGCCTTACGTCGATTATTGCATCGCCAACGAAGAGGACGCCGAGAAAGTCTTCGGCATCAAAGCTGGCGAAACTGAGGTGACTTCCGGTTCATTGGAGCACGACCGCTATGTAGACGTGGCCCGACAGCTCACCGATAAGTTTGGCTTCAAAGGCGTTGCGATTACACTCCGGGAAAGCTTTTCCGCCTCGCGCAACGGCTGGTCCGCGCTCTTTTACACCGATGGCCAGGACTATTTCAGCCGGCGCTACGAAATCGAAATCGTGGACCGCGTTGGCGGCGGCGACAGCTTTGCCGGCGGCCTCATTTACGCCCTGCTCAATGGAAAATCCCCTGCCGACACGATCAATTTCGCCGTCGCAGCCAGCGCCCTGAAACACACCGTCAGCGGCGACTACAATTTGGTGACCCTCAAAGAAGTCGAAGCCCTCGTGGGCGGCGACGGCTCCGGTCGCGTGCAGCGGTAA
- a CDS encoding Gfo/Idh/MocA family oxidoreductase translates to MKIHKIGIIMNGVTGRMGKNQHLIRSIDAIIKQGGVKISAEEVIMPDPILVGRSETKLKELCTMTSVKKYTTDLDSVMNDPAYQIYFDAQSTLRRFDAVKQAAEAGKHVYCEKPTAITTENAYKLYEICRNAGVKNGVVQDKLWLPGMVKFMRLKENDFFGKILSVRGEFGYWVFEGHTIPAQRPSWNYRKEDGGGMIVDMLCHWRYVIDNLFGNVKSVSCLAATHIPERVDEEGKPYVCTADDSAYSTFELENGVICHFNSSWNVRVRRDDLLTMQVDGTKGSAIVGLRDVWIQHYGNTPKPIWNPDIKQPIDFFDGWSKVPEQETYDNAFKIQWELFLRHVVLDEPFRWTLLEGAKGVQLAELGIQSSEQRKWLDLPELTA, encoded by the coding sequence ATGAAAATTCACAAAATCGGCATCATCATGAACGGCGTCACCGGACGCATGGGCAAAAACCAGCATCTCATTCGTTCCATCGATGCGATCATCAAACAAGGCGGCGTCAAAATTAGCGCCGAGGAAGTCATCATGCCCGATCCGATCCTGGTCGGACGCAGCGAGACGAAGCTGAAGGAATTGTGCACCATGACGTCGGTCAAAAAATACACGACCGACCTCGACAGCGTGATGAACGACCCGGCTTACCAGATTTATTTCGACGCGCAGAGCACGCTCCGCCGGTTCGACGCGGTGAAGCAGGCGGCGGAGGCCGGCAAGCATGTCTATTGCGAGAAGCCGACCGCGATCACGACCGAAAATGCTTACAAACTTTACGAGATCTGCCGCAACGCCGGAGTGAAAAACGGCGTCGTCCAGGACAAGCTCTGGTTGCCCGGCATGGTGAAATTTATGCGCCTGAAAGAGAACGATTTCTTTGGAAAAATCCTCAGCGTGCGTGGCGAATTTGGCTACTGGGTTTTCGAGGGTCACACTATTCCCGCGCAACGTCCGAGCTGGAATTATCGCAAGGAAGACGGCGGCGGCATGATCGTGGATATGCTCTGTCACTGGCGCTACGTGATCGACAATTTGTTTGGCAACGTGAAGAGCGTTTCCTGTCTCGCCGCGACGCACATCCCCGAGCGCGTGGACGAGGAGGGCAAGCCCTACGTTTGCACGGCGGACGACTCGGCGTATTCCACATTCGAGTTGGAGAACGGTGTGATCTGCCATTTCAATTCGAGCTGGAATGTGCGCGTTCGCCGCGACGACCTTCTCACGATGCAAGTCGATGGAACGAAAGGCAGCGCCATCGTCGGTCTGCGCGACGTCTGGATTCAACATTACGGCAACACCCCGAAGCCCATCTGGAACCCTGACATCAAGCAACCCATCGACTTTTTCGACGGCTGGAGCAAAGTCCCCGAGCAGGAGACTTACGACAATGCGTTCAAGATTCAGTGGGAACTTTTCCTGCGTCACGTCGTGCTCGACGAGCCGTTCCGCTGGACGCTCCTCGAAGGCGCGAAAGGCGTGCAACTCGCCGAACTCGGCATCCAAAGCAGTGAGCAACGCAAGTGGCTCGATCTGCCCGAACTGACCGCTTAA
- the eda gene encoding bifunctional 4-hydroxy-2-oxoglutarate aldolase/2-dehydro-3-deoxy-phosphogluconate aldolase has translation MTPAFDPSLAAEIQKTGIIAVLIVDREDDAVPLARALLDGGVNVMELTLRTPAALGALKRIRAEVPEMIAGVGTILTLDQLAQTVASGAAFGVAPGVNPRILAAAREAGLSFAPGVCTPTDMELAIENGCELLKFFPAEPMGGLAYLKAAAAPYLHLGVKFVPLGGINGKNMASYLSDPLISALGGSWLAPRDLINAQDWKGITALAHAAVTEIQSVRGPK, from the coding sequence ATGACACCCGCCTTCGATCCGTCGCTCGCCGCCGAAATCCAGAAAACCGGCATCATCGCCGTGCTCATTGTTGACCGCGAAGACGACGCGGTGCCGCTCGCCCGCGCGCTCCTCGACGGTGGCGTGAATGTGATGGAACTCACCTTGCGAACACCCGCTGCGCTCGGAGCCTTGAAACGCATTCGCGCGGAAGTCCCCGAAATGATCGCTGGCGTCGGCACGATTCTGACGCTCGATCAACTCGCGCAAACGGTCGCTTCCGGGGCTGCGTTCGGCGTCGCACCTGGAGTGAATCCACGCATTCTCGCCGCCGCGCGAGAGGCCGGACTATCGTTCGCGCCGGGCGTTTGCACGCCGACTGATATGGAACTCGCCATCGAAAACGGCTGCGAGTTGCTGAAGTTTTTCCCTGCTGAACCGATGGGCGGTCTTGCCTATTTAAAAGCAGCCGCCGCGCCTTACCTGCATCTCGGCGTGAAATTTGTCCCGCTCGGCGGCATCAACGGCAAAAACATGGCCTCCTATTTGTCCGACCCGCTCATCTCCGCGCTAGGCGGAAGCTGGCTCGCGCCGCGCGATCTCATCAATGCCCAGGATTGGAAAGGCATAACCGCTCTCGCTCATGCTGCCGTTACAGAGATACAGAGCGTTCGCGGTCCGAAATAG